CTTTGGGACATTACGCGAAGCAAGCCGGCCTTTAACTTGAGGACAGGAGTATTTTACAACGGAATCGAAGGGTATTCGATCAAGGTCGCCAACAAATCAGGGGAAAACGGAAACCTGTTGGAAGACGTCATGATCTACGATCATACGGCGAATAGAGGGAACGTAAAGGTCATCAGTGCAGAGAGTGGCAAGATGATCATGAATGAGGATGACAACATCATGACCCTTGAGTTGTACAATGGATTCAGTTACGAAGAAATGAATCCGGAGAATCGTCAGAAAAGGAAGAATTACCCGTTGCTTCGGTCGCATTTCAGCAAGGAGATCATTCGATTCGACCTGAGCAACTTCAAGATGAAGCGCACCGATGAAGGGCTTTTCAAGAACAACTATAAAATGTTGAATCTGGCCCAGCTAACCCATTCCATCGACAGTCTGGATGGGCAATTGAACACGGAAACATCGGACTTCAAGGAACGGTTGAATTCGCGGTACGATTACCAACCTCCTGCTCGAACGGAAGAAGGGGCCGTTTCTTCGAAACATAAACTCGAGGCGCAGCCCGAGCAAATTGATTCTGTTCCGGGACAGTATCTACTCGAAAACTACGAGCTGCCCGAACAGCAGCGCATCATACAAACGGCCACGGTATCGGCACGAAATGCCAAAGCCTACGTGTATTCTTACATAGGAGAGTTCAAGAATAAGAATCGTTGGATCGTCAAGCACAAGCTGGAGACCCACAAGAAATTCACCTTGAGTTTTGCCGTTCTGATCTTGTTTTTGGTCGGAGCTCCACTGGGTAGCATCATACGAAAGGGTGGAATGGGTTTGCCGGTAGTGGTGGCCATTTTGATCTTCTTGTTCTACCATATCGTATCGACTACGACCGAAAAATTGGGCCGGGATTTCGTGCTCACTCCCTTTGGAGCCATGTGGCTATCGAGTATGATTTTACTGCCCTTCGGTCTTTGGCTGACTTACAAATCGACTACCGATTCGGCCCTCTTCAACTCGGAGCGGTACTGGCAACCGATCGAAAGACTCTTCAAAAAGCTATTCACTCGAAAAAAGCGCCATGCGGATATGTCAGCTGACGCATAAACCCGCTTATCCGACCGTTGATGGCGGTTGCATCGCGATGGCCCACGTGCTCGAATCACTTCTTCGTTCGGGTAATACGGTCGACGTGCTGACCTTATCAACCTTCAAGCATCGCTTTGACGAAAGCGCTTTTCCCTCAAATGATCGCCTTGAAGTGCGGTCAGTGGAAATCGATCTGCGAACTAAGGTCTCGGATGCGCTTAAAAATTTGGGGCAACGGTCGAGCTACATCATGGCGCGCTTCGATGCGCCTCAAGTTAGAAGCGCGCTTCAAGAGCAATTGAATAACGGCTACGATGTCATATACATCGAGAGTATCTTTTGGTTGCCTTATTTGCCCGAACTGAAGTCAAGCGGTATCCCTCTCGTGCTTCGCAGCCACAACATAGAGCATCGAGTTTGGCGCGAATTGGCGTACAAATCGAGCTTCCCCCGCTCCGCTTATCTTCGTTTACTTGCTCGGCGCCTACGGCGCGAAGAACATCTTATGTGGCAGGGAGTCGATCAGATTCATTCGATCAGCTCCTCGGACAGCACGACCATCGCCAAGCATACCTCCGCTGACGTAATTGATCTACCGATGGCCGTCAAAGTGAATGACGAAGTCCCTAATGCTCCTAAACCCTTTGTGTGTCATCATCTGGGAGCTATGGACTGGATTCCGAATCAAGAAGGAATGCGTTGGTTTCTCGACAAAGTATGGCCGGGTGTGCAAAGAGCCGAGTCTCTAGCAGAGTTTCATTTAGCCGGACGAAGAATGTCTGTTGAGTTTCAGCAGATGAAGGGTCCAGGTGTGCGGGTGATCGGTGCTGTTGACGATGCCAAGGCCTTTAGGGCCGAACACGGGGTGTTGGTGGTTCCGCTATTCAGTGGTTCGGGTCTGCGCATAAAGATACTCGAAGCACTTGCTGAGGGTGTTCCGGTCATGGCTACGACCAAGGCCATTGAAGGGTTGCCGGAGGTTCAAACGAGTGGTATGTTCGTGAGTGATGACCCTCTTAAATGGATAAAAAAACTGAGCGTTATCTGGCATCGGCCCGTTGAGGGCCAGAAAATGGCTGAGGACGGGAAGGCTTATGCGAAGCGGTACTTTGGTATGGATGCCCTCGATATTCGCTTGAGTGAATCATTGCGACAGTTATAAACCCTAGGCCGTTCAATTTGGTTACTTTTGCGTCGCAAATTTCAAGGTATGTCGCATTTGTTGGATACGGTCGAAGAGGCCATCGAAGATATTCGGAACGGGAAAGTGATCATCGTGGTAGACGATGAGGATCGCGAGAACGAGGGGGATTTTGTTGCCGCCGCGGAGAAAGTTACACCCGAGATGGTGAATTTCATGGCCGTTCACGGGAGAGGACTTATTTGCACTCCCCTACTCGAAGAGCGTTGCGACGAGCTTGAATTGGAGCTTATAGTCGGGAAAAACACCGCCCTGCGCGAAACACCCTTTACCGTATCGGTTGATTTGAATGGGCACGGTGTTACTACGGGTATCAGTGCATCGGACCGCGCTAAGACCATTCAGGCCTTGGTGGATCCGGCGACGAAGCCCGAAGATTTGGGACGTCCCGGACATATTTTTCCGTTGAAAGCTAAGGCAGGCGGGGTTTTGCGCAGAACCGGGCACACTGAGGCTTCGGTGGACTTGGCTCGTTTGGCGGGACTGCAGCCGGCCGGAGTGATCGTAGAGATCATGAACGAAGACGGTAGCATGGCGCGATTGCCACAATTGCGTGAGATCGCCGACAAGTGGGACCTGAAGCTTATTTCCATCGAAGATTTGATCGCGTATCGGTTGAACAATGAAACCTTGATCGTAGAGCGTGAATCTTTTGAAGTGGATACCCCCCATGGTCCGTTTAACTTAACTGCATTCGAGCAAAAAACGAACGGTCAAATTCACATTGCCTTGACCAAGGGGATGTGGAACGAAAACGACCCGGTATTGGTTCGTATGCACAGCAGCACGGTAAAGAACGATTTGCTTCAAGTATTGACACAATGTTCGTTGCCCGATTTGAATTCGGCAATGGAAAAGATCGAGGCCGCCGGTTCAGGTGTGATCGTGTACTTGAACATGGAAGGACTGGGATCGAATATTCTCGATACGCTAAAGCAAATCAAGGATGTAAAATCAACGCCTCCACGTCGCGATGCGCGTGACTTTGGCGTTGGAGCACAAATTTTACGTTCACTTGGGGTACGCAAGATCAATCTTTTGACCAATCATCCGAGCAAAAGAGTGGGCCTCGTGGGTTACGGGCTCGAGATCGTGGAGAATACGGCTCCTTAAGTACTTGTCGGCTCTATGTGAAGGTGATGTGACCGAGTTCCTGTATCTGCCGATGTAGGTGATCCTTCAGCTCATGAGCCAATTCATGGCCCTCGTATACGGTCATACTTCCATTGACTCGAGCATGTAATTCAACATGGTAGTTCATACCCGCCTTTCTTAATAAGCACTTCTCGGTATTCACGATACCAGTGACCTCATTCGATGCCCTTCTGATTCGGTCGCGCAGATCGTCGTTCAAATGTTCGTCCATGACTTCTCCCAATGCAGGCCTAAAGATCAGGTAGCTGTTGTACAGTATGAATGCGCTTGCAACCAGTGCAGCCCAATCGTCAGCAGCCTCATGACCAGGCCAAAAATATCCGGCTACGCCAATGCCTACCAGTGCAGCAACCGATGTGATTGCATCGCTTCTATGATGCCATACATCGGCTTTTAATGCCGTGCTATTCGTTTCTTCGCTTTTTTTATTGACCCAACGATACGAAGCTTCCTTCCATAAGATAATGCCAAGTAAAACATACTTGTTTGAGCATTTATTGTAGCCAAATATATTTGTTTTATGATGGCTGTTTCGCTCGTGAAGGCTCCTTTTGTTTTGG
The sequence above is a segment of the Flavobacteriales bacterium genome. Coding sequences within it:
- a CDS encoding LptF/LptG family permease, which gives rise to MKVISKFTLKAFVSPFVISFLVILFILLMQFVWKYVDDLVGKGLEWYIIAELLVYTSASLVPLALPLAVLLASIMTFGRMGENYELVAFKSSGVSLFRIMRPLLVAMFFMSIGAFLFSNYVIPYSNLKSGALLWDITRSKPAFNLRTGVFYNGIEGYSIKVANKSGENGNLLEDVMIYDHTANRGNVKVISAESGKMIMNEDDNIMTLELYNGFSYEEMNPENRQKRKNYPLLRSHFSKEIIRFDLSNFKMKRTDEGLFKNNYKMLNLAQLTHSIDSLDGQLNTETSDFKERLNSRYDYQPPARTEEGAVSSKHKLEAQPEQIDSVPGQYLLENYELPEQQRIIQTATVSARNAKAYVYSYIGEFKNKNRWIVKHKLETHKKFTLSFAVLILFLVGAPLGSIIRKGGMGLPVVVAILIFLFYHIVSTTTEKLGRDFVLTPFGAMWLSSMILLPFGLWLTYKSTTDSALFNSERYWQPIERLFKKLFTRKKRHADMSADA
- a CDS encoding glycosyltransferase, which codes for MRICQLTHKPAYPTVDGGCIAMAHVLESLLRSGNTVDVLTLSTFKHRFDESAFPSNDRLEVRSVEIDLRTKVSDALKNLGQRSSYIMARFDAPQVRSALQEQLNNGYDVIYIESIFWLPYLPELKSSGIPLVLRSHNIEHRVWRELAYKSSFPRSAYLRLLARRLRREEHLMWQGVDQIHSISSSDSTTIAKHTSADVIDLPMAVKVNDEVPNAPKPFVCHHLGAMDWIPNQEGMRWFLDKVWPGVQRAESLAEFHLAGRRMSVEFQQMKGPGVRVIGAVDDAKAFRAEHGVLVVPLFSGSGLRIKILEALAEGVPVMATTKAIEGLPEVQTSGMFVSDDPLKWIKKLSVIWHRPVEGQKMAEDGKAYAKRYFGMDALDIRLSESLRQL
- the ribB gene encoding 3,4-dihydroxy-2-butanone-4-phosphate synthase; translated protein: MSHLLDTVEEAIEDIRNGKVIIVVDDEDRENEGDFVAAAEKVTPEMVNFMAVHGRGLICTPLLEERCDELELELIVGKNTALRETPFTVSVDLNGHGVTTGISASDRAKTIQALVDPATKPEDLGRPGHIFPLKAKAGGVLRRTGHTEASVDLARLAGLQPAGVIVEIMNEDGSMARLPQLREIADKWDLKLISIEDLIAYRLNNETLIVERESFEVDTPHGPFNLTAFEQKTNGQIHIALTKGMWNENDPVLVRMHSSTVKNDLLQVLTQCSLPDLNSAMEKIEAAGSGVIVYLNMEGLGSNILDTLKQIKDVKSTPPRRDARDFGVGAQILRSLGVRKINLLTNHPSKRVGLVGYGLEIVENTAP
- a CDS encoding cation diffusion facilitator family transporter, which encodes QNKRSLHERNSHHKTNIFGYNKCSNKYVLLGIILWKEASYRWVNKKSEETNSTALKADVWHHRSDAITSVAALVGIGVAGYFWPGHEAADDWAALVASAFILYNSYLIFRPALGEVMDEHLNDDLRDRIRRASNEVTGIVNTEKCLLRKAGMNYHVELHARVNGSMTVYEGHELAHELKDHLHRQIQELGHITFT